The window CCCCCCATGCATATACAATTAAGCAAACTATTTTAAAACACTGGCACATCTTGGCTGGGGATCCAGCCCTGAAAGGGGCTTTCCAACATCCACCTCGTTTTGTCTACAAAAGGGGACCCAATCTACGGGACAAAGTAGTGAAAGCCAATATTCTGCCCCCTCCAAAACAGTCAATTCTCGCTCCTTTGCAGCAAGGAAACTATCCCTGTGGAAACTGTGCTCAGTGCCATAACACTGTGAAAACATCTGAGTTCCGGCATCCTAGAACAGGAAAACAATTCTCTATTAAGAGCATAATTACTTGTAACTCAAAAATGTAATTTACTTGTTAAAATGCCCCTGTGATAAAGTCTATATTGTAAAAACAACAAGGCCGCTCAAACAGAGGATCAGTGAACATCAGAGTTCAATTAGAAGAAAAGACTTGTCCTATCCAGTAGCACGCCATTTCAATGACTTTTCACACCGTGTCTTCACTCAGATTCCAGGGGATTGAACATATTTCATTACATAGAGGAGGTGATATAAAAACTCTGCCAAAGGGAACTGCTCTGGAGCTACACGTTGAAAACACTTCAACCACTAGGTTTAAATGCGGATTTTGAGATGTCTGTGTTTCTTTAAAGAAAGCAAATGCTGCtgtatttttatatatttcaTTGCCTTGCTTAATGATGGCTTTTTTTAGATTGATGTTTGCAATGTATAAATCTCTCCCTTCTTGAGCTGATTTAGAATATTTTTTAATGTTAAGTGCACTGTTTTCATTGACTGAGACtctatttcccatgatgctttgctgtaTTCAGCCACACAGGTGTTTGACATCAACTGACCTGTTTAACTAAGGACTGTTTTGTGTGAACaactcctgatgaaggtctctgaccgaaagcttgactAATGAAACTCTCACATCGCAGAATGAAGTGTGTGGATTCTTATCTTGTTCATTCCACTTTTGATCCAGCACCTTACCCAGATgagcggtgactccttctacTCCCAATGGGAGAACAaaatgatgaaaaaaacaagTTTAGCgttatttgtcccctttaaatgGAACTTTTCTATAGCCAATAAATATTTTATGAAATGGCATCATTTAAATTTTAGCCATGGATTAGactgtttatttagtttttttttaacgaaCCATCTGTTGAGAAAACAAGGTGCTGTTTAAAGGATCTGAACAGAGTTGTTGGAAAAAAAATTTTTACTTTCACATTCAGGTGTCTCGGTCCAGTAGCCAGAGGCTGTGCACTCAGCAGTTGCCTTTCCAAAAACTGCATATGGAGGCAGACAAGAGTATGTTGCTACCATGCCATAATCGACGGTGCCCCCTCTGACCCTCCTGCTGTAAATGACCAGCCCAAACTGTGGGATTGGAGCGAGACCACATGTCACAGCTAACAAGAGAAACAAAACATACAGTTAATGTTTCAAACTCTTCAGGTTTTCATGCAGCATGTGATGTGTGCATTTCTGCATGGCTTGCTCAGTTTTTGCACGTTTTTACATTCAGTCTTTAACATTATGAAAGTTTaattttctgggttcatttaatgGGATTTTAGATCACGTACGTGTGCAGAGTGGTGCAGATGAACTCCACGTTCCATTGGCTTGGCACACAGAAAAGCTGGAGCCAGTCAGAATATATCTGTCCAGTGTTATAAAATCTGGTCAGTTGTTTGcaaatgaaacaaataaaaatgaaacacaGGCTCACACCAGGCGAAAATTGGTTGTAAACATCAGCAATTTTATGGTAAAAAATTGGATTTCGCCCTGAAATATAATCATCTAAGTATTTTTTAACACACGCACACTCGCACACATGCAATTCAACAGTAAAAAAGGAACAAGGAGGTTTTAATTTCTTTACCCCTCATTGCAAGTGTAGTTGATCATGCTCTGGTAAGTTGTATCTTCGTAGTACATTTCTCCATTAGTGACTGGATCAGGATATGGACACAGCTTTGCTGCACATGAGAAAAATAGAGAAGGCGCAGATAAAACCTTTAGTTTATAAaagatgcaaaaaataaaatgcatttacaTTGAAAATTATAATCAACAATCTTCAGATGAtctaaaatctaaaaataaatttGATTCCGCTCCAATCTACAAAAGAAAACGTGCAAAGAATTGGATTAagataaaaaatgaaaacaaatatatAAAACATTTATCATTTTAACTTTAGAAAAAAATTATTATGGCAACCCAAATGGTGCAGTGGTTTGAAATGGATGGATTACAAAAAAAAGCATTTTCCATAACATGTCTTGTAAACGTGATAATCAAATGAAAAAATGAGACACACGTATGCATTGGAATTTGGTTTTTGTCCATTGTCCGCTGACAGTGCAAACTATCTTGCGAGGGCCCAACACTGGAGTGTATCCTTGCTTGCATGAAAGCGCCACCTCCACCCCAGGACTGATGAACCTCTGGATCCCAGAAGTGTCGATGTTGTCATCCAGCTCAGGTCTGGAACAaactgcaataaataaataaaaaaataaataaaaagataatTTTATTAAGAGATGCAGGTGCTCTTTAAACTGGTTTGAAAACTGTGCATAGACCCCTTGAAAGCTATTGGTTACATCCGGCTAACTGTGGACATCTACACAACGATGGAGGGTAAAACCCCCCATCTCCAGCCATAATCCAGAACTGAAACTCCAcgatttaagctaacaaaatCAAACCTAGGGATGCAGATATAACTGATTTAGATTATCTAACACAGGGGTGTGAaacatacggcccgcgggccgtattcGGCCCGCAAATGGGTTAAATATGGCTCGCGAAATGGttgtataaactttattttcatactttacaatgtagagtgaaaataaactctaATTTTTCAATTAAAAACCTGCTGTTCCCAATACGTTCACTAGATGGTGTAATAGGCATTGTGTTAAGCAAGCAAGCCGTTTATCCTCAGCCAGGGCAAGTACGTCAACCAAGTGCAACAGGTGTTCTGACGAGCTACTTTGTTTTGGCCCCGATATCTAATCCGGCGTCTACATTTTGTGCTTCAGCCCAAGATGTCTCTGTCAAAAAGGAGAAAAGTGGACACAGAGTGCAGGTTGTTCCAAGAAAAATGGACATCCCCTTATTTTTTCATGGAAGTGAACGGAAAAGCTGTGTGTTTAGTGTGTTTACAGCATGTTGCAGTGCTGAAAGAATATAATTTTCGTCGCCATTATGTGAATCTTCATGCCGAAAAATATGACAAATTTGAAGGACAGCGGAGAAGAGAGAAGGTGAATGAACTGTTGGCCGGACTGAAGTAACAGCAGGCTGTGTTTACTCACAGCCGAGATATCAGTGATGCTGCAGTGAAAGCTAGCTACCTGACTGCTAATGAAATTGCAGTGGCTTCAAAACCATTTAGTGAGGGGGAGTTTGTAAAAACGTGCATGATGAAGGCAGCGGAGATTGTGTGCCCTGAAAAGCGCCAAGCTTTTGCAAATATCAGCCTGACCAGAAACACAATTCCAGACAGGATTTCTGATATTTCAGCGGATTTGGACAGCCAATTGAAGGAAAAAGTAAAGTCCTTTAATGCTTTTTCAGTTGCTATTAATGAAAGCACggacattacagatgttactCAACTGGCGATTTTCATCCGCGGAGTTGATGACATGTTGACCGTCACAGAGGATTTTGTTGAGCTGGTGCCCATGATGGATGCAACAACAGCAGCTGATATTTTCACCGCACTCGTTGGAGCGCTGGACAGGGTTGGAGTGCAATGGTCCCGCGCTGTAAGCCTCGCTACAGATGGTGCGCTCTCATTGACTGGGAGAAGCaggttttaatttaccggtctggcccacttggaACTAGATTTTCCTCAAAGTGGCCccagagctaaaatgagtttgacacccctgatctaacacatctttgtgcaaatgaacaaaaaaaaaaaaaataataataataaaagaaacaTCTCAAAACTAGCAGCGTTTAGCACAAAGCTACTGGATTCATTTGAAAGAGCTTACAAGCTGTGAGATGACAGTCCTCAGAACCGGCGGCCACTTGCAATGAAGGTGCAACTGGATCTCTTGTACTGTTTGCGAATTAATGCTGAAGGATCGCGGTAACACTGTTCATCTTTAGAGATGAAAAGATTCTTCGTTTATTTTGACGAGCAACATAAACTGAAACACAAAACCAATAACAGATCTTTATGAAAGTCGGGGAGGATGTAGTACTCGATGTGTACTTCCGGAAAGATGTGGAATTATGTTTTGCAATCGACAGTTTTAGAGAAATTAACCATTAAATATGGTGAACATTGTCATTATTGACAAAtttgattgcactttattttgaaatgctaaaTCAGATCCTAATGAAAGTCGATGAGGATGTAGTAGTCGATGTGTACTTCCGGACTGATGTAGAATGATATTTTGCAATCAGACAGTTTTTAAGAAATTAACCATTGAATATGGTGAAAATTGTCATTATTGATAAATTggattgcactttattttgaaatgccacatcagatctttaTGAAAGTCGGGGAAGATGTAGTACTCGATGTGTACTTCCGGACTGATGTGGAATGATGTTTCGCAATCAGACATTTTTTGAGAAACTAACCATTGAATATGGGGAAAATTGTCATTTTTGACTACtttgcactttattttgaaatgtcacatcagatctttAAATTGTGTTcgttattttaattaaaagtacTTTTAAAATAGACAAAAATCATTAACAACGTAGTTTTTCTTGCACACAATGTTAcagaaaattttatttaaatcgttttcattctttttcttaaaagtatttatttaaatttttttcattaaaatgcCGTTTTCTCTTAGACAAAATTGAACACATACAGAAAAAGTGTTCATTTGCACGTTCAGTTCAGttgcgcttttattttgaaagacactctCGAACGAGGTCACCGTAATTTCTCTTGTAGTTGTGCCCGTAAAACTCGAAGGAGGGCTTGTCAGTCGTTTCCGAACTGAGGGCTGGCTTGACGGCAGTCGGCACAGCAGCTCCCTGCTGTTGCCTTTTCTCAGCTGGTGCCGTCTCCCCTGGCTACTCATGTCCTGTAGCCTcgaaaaattatattaaaaaagcATATAAGTCTTCATATGGCTATAACTTGTTTGTGTCTGGACCTTCgacacatacatatatggacaatgggtttccataggctccaataacacgtttttgtactaaaatgggaggtggccaccaccgccaatttgaccatgtcacaggttccgtcaagcccggacaattccacaaaagggaagagaggtggagctgagggtggggctgtaaggctgggatcaactgacgacacctggtcgaattagctacaagctaacctgaagccaaagctaacacggaggtgggagctaagctaacggaggcagtaacctagctacaaccggagttaactgtgcacaacaccagagcttctgagtcagagatacgccgggctgaccgctgggtaaaactgggtggaacacagaggtctctgagaccttcacaagccggcagccgcaaagcagacaagcgccacagcgatctgagatgcgcacagctgccgctggggagaaccaggtggaaagctttccatcccagagctccacaagctggcagcccgcgcagcagacagaagccgcgatcagacagagatgcgccgagctgcggggaggggagaaccgggtggaaaacatcggtctcccgagagctccacaagccaatagtgggaacccagctccaccaacatgttatatttcaacccattttctaaagtgcagcattatgttaaatgcactgggttttaccctattacatttaaatttcatggttaaacagtacatgttaaaatctaagcttagctcggcagtgacctaaaatacataaatataattttacttaccgaaaaaaatggagtggagactccttggacgctctattagtgcaattaatgtcaCAGCAagccattttgtccaacaattgcacaaaaaatatccaaaacataacgcacaaacggcacaactgacggtctaagttgagagactgaaactgacggaacagttttcaggtgaggccgaggctcaggctgaggcctttccccggagctagctctgtggtcacgtgggtctgatgctcattaattatacagaattttaggcttttaatacactcaaacagaagagtgagaaaaacattcacccccctcagagttgtcatgagtgtaaactagatcatttaaataaaaaacatgttttggaaccaggctgtaaacatgtttatttctgctgtgaaattggtatttttaacatgagaatcaatgaggatttgctcgtttctgacaccagcccctagtggatgagagtggaactgcaatttatttcatttccgcattggcctcaatttctgtcccacaatgtgggggcttggtctggaCATGTGGGGCAGATATTCTGCTTTTTATTCTTTCATAAGACTTTGTCTGCCACGATGTCGGTGAGTTTTTTCTCTACAAATCTCTGCATGGCTGTTAACCATTGCATTCAGCTAATTTTATGAGCTGGGAACTAGTAAAAATTTCCGTTTACTGCCCTTCTTTTCTTTACTTGTGCAGCCCACAGCTCCATGTGTGTTAACCCTGCTGATAGATTTTATTTCACTCGTATTTAATAAACACAACAGTGGCCAACGGGGAGGTGCCGGTGCTACACAAAATTCTGCGACccatcacaatttgtgaccccaggAAGCAGTGTTTCATTTTGTTGCGTCAGTTATAATGATTTTTCCATCACACAAACTGTTTCTGGTAACTTCTCTGATTTTGTAGTTTATAAAAAAGTGCATTTGACCTCTGACATCTGCATTGTTACTGAGATGCAGGTGGTCACATTCTGTGATAGCCACTATCAAAATGTGTGCCAATGGTCTGCgccgcacaacttcctcaaaTCTTACGCAGTTTACAGTTTTAACGTAGCATCTTCTTGTTTTATGCCAATTTAGGATGTACAGACACAACAAAatgcaacactgccccctggggtcaAAAATTGTGTTGGgtcgcagaatttggtgtaacaccGACATATTGCCCTTCAGCCAGAAGCTAGGGGGCGGGGCTGTGGGTGCGTGATGTCATGCGTCAAAGGGTCTGTACATTCAGATCTTTGAATCTTTTAGGTATTTCAGttatttttcttgtttattaTATTTTACCCTCCTTATAATGAACTTAATTGCTACTGTGACACCAACATTTCCCATCAGAGGGATAATAAAGGAAAatgctattctattctattctattctacgctATTCTATTCTAATCAAAATATAACATATCAGGGCAGCGTTTGCTACATTTTTGAAGTACCTTTCATCACAACCCTAACTCTAACACACAGATGAAAATATCAGTTATCACTTACACAAATTAATTTTACTCCACACGATTGAATGTTTGGTTGTAGTTTTCCTAAAATTCCTCAAAGAAGAAAAACATTCATAGCAAATAAACACAACATTTTAAACTGCGTCAATATCTGCTTAGAACAAAAGCATGGAGACAATTAAAACAACATGAGACTGCAAAAATTAGACAACTTGATGGAGTCTTCAGGAACAAGTAGCCTCACCATTATTGTGCTGGGACTTGACTGAAGTCAGGAGCAAGATAAAGATGATCACACCTCCCATTTCTTTTTGTTGTGTGTAGAAACGTTCAGAAGCACGTTTGTTCTTCTCAGTGACTTCTGCTTCAGATACTGACTCTCTGCCCTGTTTCACAGCTGTTTGTTTCTCCCTAAAAGTAAACAGATAAGAGCTTCAGTTGGAATATGTCACAATGGCGAGATGTTACTGGAAATGAAAACTATAGGGAGGTCTTTTACAGCTGAAAAGTCTCACACCCGCAGGAAAGGAGAGGGTTTTATTTCTTCACACAGCACTTTGGCTGTTTGCTCATTTCCCTGTAAACATCTGACTCTTCACAGATGAGGGACTTCATTTGTGTTGGAAAAGTCTCTTATAAATAAAATTAgtaagatttttgttttagatTAAAGTTTTTAAGTTAAGCTTTTATTTTCTTGGATTTGTTGATTTATTTCTTGGCTAAAATGGTGCAATGCTACATTTTACTAAATGGAATTTGTTATGtttttcaagtgtgtgtgtgtgtgtgtgtgtgtgtgtgtgtgtgagactgaaaCCTAGAAAAGTGTTTAATTCTTCAGAATTTGGTTGCCTTTTGTCTGTCCAGACCTTTACATTGGGGAAACTAAACAGCTGCACAAGCGTATGGCACAACACAAGAgacccacctcttcaggtcaacacTCTGGCATCCActgacacctgaaggacaagggacagacTCTTGAAGAGGACAAAGTTCACATTCTGGACAGAAAAGATAAACGTTTGAGAATAAAAACAGACACTAAACAGAGAAGAAGGCCTCAGGTTTCAACTTTCCAGCACCTACAATGCTACCCTAAACCTAATTACAaaacaccctcctgcatctaatcaaataAACTTTTCCGACACAATAGGGCCTAACAGCATCAACGACTTCCCGGGGTGGGGAGTATTCATAAGTAGTTCCAACccgttaaaggggaactaggtagttttggcttgcttatAGCACCTTTTAgtatctacaggagtggttcatctctaaattaaacaaattaactgtgttcatgatctaaaacatgcaggaaacgtactggaagcagactgcagcatcaggcatgtcagctcaattttctcaatttccaacatgcctccatctaaaaggctagcttatccagagttatctctgttatgctgctataggcttagactgctggaggacatactgaccactgtccacactctgctactttcttctaccacttCTACCTAATTGCATTATTTCCTGTTATCTCAGCGGTTAACGTTAttgtttctctaagtgtttttctccccagaagaagctacaaagatgttctgctgagctgtggtggcctcatggagggggccatcggcttgaacactgctgctgaccacttccctctcctgataataacattttaccttctttaacatggaatgtgctactactagtttgcctgttgaattaattatagattcactaggataaatataataaagtttatttcttactaaatagaatatttactagggctgtagcgaagcctcgacgaagtcgacggctcgattctaaaaatttgtcgacgtcagatccggaagtcgacgcaccgcgcccacttgttgcatccccaggagtttgtaaatagaggaggaatctgcctgttcttcctctagttcgccctcttctccgccttcactaacatctccgacaaataccgaagacccggaacaacgtccgtccactattagattattttcctgttttgcccgccttcgtctcccggcaacagacaacaacttccggggtgagatgcgctgcttcgtctctaccgcagatgtagaacatcaccgggagcgtttctcccttcataaaggagcttctttcagacattaggagagctgttttggtggtagcagtctctcctccgtgtttgctgggtgtttttggtttatttaaacttggtaacttgaacttaacgttggtaaagctactgttagcatcttcgctaacagcttcttgcgttgggataagctgttacgttttggtttagagttcatcgtttctgtggtgtagatctcccttttattacatttagagtgttgtgggttttcggtttagtttaaaatatcaccctgagtttggtttaaccacccagtttagagtttggacctttggagatcctatttggtccagaacccagtaatctttgcccagtgggacattcctagttatttgtacttttgttttaattccccacaggcagaattagttttactattcccaacctgtggatggaaagatttatgatttttttgtagttgtaaataaaactgatcatcattttaacttttaaatcccgttattgtcccttcctttttgcacacgagccaaactccccaggaagggtcgtaagaccactcgcctcacgcacataagtgaccaaaacaaagcagcatggagacactccatcttctaccacctctcaggcagcagcctgcactcccaagttctacacgtcaccagaacataaccaaccaacacaataaacgcagtgttatacaaaatggaaggcctgtagtgtttattctcttacagtaagaagttatccatttttttgaggaatttattggagattttctggttttcgttaattgtgcaatagaaaaataatcattagattaattttctaaatagtcattagaatagtcgactattcgataaaataatcatcagaataatcgttttaaaaataatcgtttacccccagccctaatatttactaagaaatcacaatgtagctgtAGAAACACTACCTGGtatttggtgtgtgtgcgtgtgtgtgtgtgtgtgtgtgtgtgtgtatctgctctgtcttctcgatccccagtgagtcgtggaggatggctgctcacactgacgtcagtcagtgacttgatgcaatctgctgggttccttagataggaaactttttactgacttgCCTAATGAACTGAAGTATTGAaacgtttactttgtgaagtgccttgagacgactcttgttgtgacttggtgctgtataaataaactgaattgatttAAATCAAATTAAAGGAACATTTTAACGCATACTGGCtcacaaaatgatttaaaaatagttAAAAGTTGCTGATTATGGCTTAAAGGAACAACAAACAATGTTTATAAGACCGACTCCCCCATGTGCCAGTCAGAATTGATAAAGCTTCTAGAATGAGAAGcggaacatcttcaagaaaccaaagaagtcgactccagttgccttcattggaaccccttggattaccatgacctggttgACTGAGAAGCTTCAGCTTTTGCCCTTTAGTTAACTCCTATATACTTCAGTGTTACTTTTGTTTCCAGGCCTCTGCAGCATCTGGAGTCACCGTGATTCTGGTACGTCCAGAAGTATTCATGATGCCATCTGCAAATGGAATCATTTTATTTGTGCACTTGTATAAATGGAGTGATATGTGACTTCTCAGTGCACAGAAAAGAATTAACTCTGCTTACACATAGTTTCTTAGTGCCGAAGGCTTGACATCAAAATAATCTGAATTTAAATAATTATCTCAACATTCACAGGAGCTTAGATTCCCATGGAGCTGTTCCCTTCTGCAGCTGTCTTCTTTAGATGTAAGAACACGAGCTTCCTTTTTCACATCTGTGACCTTTTGTACTTCCTGTGCAAGGATCTGATGCAGAAATGCAGATTACTCTTTCTATATTTATGCCTaaacccatggacgtaattttcactttagaagtggggggacacggggggggggggggggggggggggtatttacagtatgctctaatgggaaacaggcttcaacacaaatggttgttttctgcttggtcctagagctcaaccagtgtcaatttaatatagcgtaatattatttttggatggtaaaaagtgcaggggtcaaaagttgactttggaaaaagtgggggggggggacatgtcccccctgtccccccccccccccccccaaaaaaaaaattatgcCCATGCCTAAACCATCAAtacagattttcagaaaaaataaattaataaaaataactaCAGTTCTTAGAATTG is drawn from Nothobranchius furzeri strain GRZ-AD chromosome 4, NfurGRZ-RIMD1, whole genome shotgun sequence and contains these coding sequences:
- the LOC107391641 gene encoding beta-2-glycoprotein 1, with the translated sequence MGGVIIFILLLTSVKSQHNNVCSRPELDDNIDTSGIQRFISPGVEVALSCKQGYTPVLGPRKIVCTVSGQWTKTKFQCIPKLCPYPDPVTNGEMYYEDTTYQSMINYTCNEGYILTGSSFSVCQANGTWSSSAPLCTPVTCGLAPIPQFGLVIYSRRVRGGTVDYGMVATYSCLPPYAVFGKATAECTASGYWTETPECEMVMCPPPENIERGYVSNNNKLEYDFKEKVRYGCRGDYVLEGSLEVVCQRDGKWSEKPSCKAPCSVGIQRGRILYKGVKTWIEDFNPNVVLHKDVVSVYCMNKVMKCGYAVTTQCMDGTLNIPECFEEPNAINYTVHSNLLPSEIEQC